The Rothia sp. SD9660Na DNA segment CAGCGAAGAGGATGCCCGCAACCTCATCGAAACCAGCTACCTACCGGCTGAAAACCGGGCTATTTTCTGCCTCAGCGACGACGGGCGGCCCGCAGGGCTCATCGGGCTAAACTTTACGGACCGCAGTGATACCGGAGCCTGGGATAGGGCCTGGGTCTACTACTGGCTAGCGGACCCCTACCGCGGGCAGGGGTACACACAAGCGGCTCTCACGGCGGTGTGCGCCTGGGCCCTGGGCGAGCCCAACCCCGCACCAACCCTACCTACTCTCGACACCGGCCTGCTGGTGTCCTTACCCTCACCCCGCCTCCGCCGCTTAGAGCTGGGCTACCGCACCAATAACCCCGCTAGCGGAGCCGTCGCCGCCGCAGCAGGGTTCCAGGTCGAAGGAATTGAGCGAGAGAAATTCCTCTACGCCGGGCAGACCTACGACGCCGTACTCGCCGCTAGGCTCCGCAAGGACGGCCGCACCCCGGCCAGACTGCGCTGCCAGGAGCCAGATTCCCGCCCAGGCTTCCACCACGTTGAACTCTGGGTCGAATCCCTGGCAACAGCCCTACCCTCCTGGGCCTGGCTCACCCAGCAACTAGGGTGGACGCCCTATCAGGAGTGGCCCGGCGGAATCTCCTGGCAGGCCCAAGATGGCTCCTACCTCGTCCTCGAAGAATCACCCGATACCACCGGCCCCCATAATCGCACCCACGCCGGTCTCAATCACCTGGCCTTCACCGTGCCGTCCGCGGCCTTGCTCGATAAGCTCCGCAGCGAGGCCAACAGCTACGGTTGGAGTGAACTCTTCGCAGACCGATACCCGCACGCAGGCGGCCCCGACCACTACGCCCTCTACCTCGAAAACAAGCAGGGGTTCGAAGTGGAACTCGTCGCACCAAACTAACCCGCACTTAGTCTGAAAACCCCGCAACTAGCTGCGGTTAAAACAGAATAAATGCGGGGAAGAAGGCGGACGCCGGGCACAAAAAGAGAAGGTAGACCAGCGCTTCGCGCATTCTGGCCTACCTTCTCTTTTTGTGCCCTCGAAAGGATTCGAACCTTCGACACCCAGCTCCGGAAACTGGTGCTCTATCCACTGAGCTACGAGGGCAATGCTGAACCTTCACCATAGACAGTGAAACTCAGACCTGATTACTCTATCAGAAACCCCGCCCCACAACACAAACCGATTACAGTAGGAACAAAGACCAGCGCACCGAAGGGCTGAATCAATGACCACACTCACCGGCAACTACGCGGGAACCAATCACCCCTCCCAGACCTTTGACTTCTACCCGCCCAGCGCACCCACCGGTGAACACCACCCCGTGCCCCTGCTCATATACGTCCACGGCGGAGCCTGGCGATTCGGCGACAAATCCTCCTTCCTGCTAGCCGACAACGGTCTCCACCGCGTCCGCGAACGCTTCGCCCACGCCGGCTATGCTACAGCCTCCATCAACTACCGGCTCAGTCACGAAGCCCTCTTCCCCGCCCACATCAACGACCTCAAAACAGCCATCCGCTACTTCAAAACCAGGGCCGAAGACTTCGGAATAGACCCCCACCGTATTGTCCTCGCTGGCGGATCAGCGGGCGGGCACCTGGTCCAGCTAGCTGCCGCCACAGGCCACATGAACGATCCCTACCTAGAAGGCCTCTCAGCCAGCGCGCTCGCAGCCCGCGCTATCGCCGGTGAACCGGACTCGTCCGTCCGCTGCGCCGTCTCAATCTACGGGGTCAGCAACCTGCGCACTATCTTCGACGACCGCGTGGCCTGGGGATTCCCTTACGACCACCCCGAGGACGACGGCGCCGAATGGCGGCTACTCGGCTCCACCTACCCCGCCCCGGCAGGTACCCCAGCAGAGGTCAATTGGGCTATAGCCCACCCCATCGACTACGCCCAAGAAGCTCAGAGAACCGGCGAACGTACCCACGCCCCGGTCTACTACATCCACGGCACCGCAGACACCTGCGTGCCGCCCAATCAGTCCGTCGAGGCTCACCGTGCCCTCTCAGCCGCCAGAATCGCCACCGAGCTCACCCTGATTGGTGGGGCGGAGCACTCCGACCCGGCAATCTACGCCAGCGAGAGCACCTGGGAACATATCATTCGCTGGGTAGGTCTACAGCTCACCCTGTAGACTTGACCCTATGACTCCCGAAGAACTCTCAAGTGCAATTGACGGCGCGCTGACCGCAGCGTTCGAAGCCGGCGAACTGACCCTGACCGACGGCGAAACCGCCCCCGCTGTGCGCGTAGAGCGCCCCAAGAACCGCGACCACGGCGACTGGGCCACCAACATCGCCCTGCAGATTTCTAAGAAGGTGGGGAAGAACCCCCGCGAGGTAGCCCAGATTCTGGCTGCCCGAATCAGCGAGATTGCCGGTGTGGCAAGCGTAGACATCGCTGGCCCCGGCTTCCTCAACATCACCCTGGACGCCGCCGCGGCGGGTGAGCTGGCTAAGACCATCGTTGAGCAGGGCTCAGCTTTTGGTACCAACGAAACCCTGGCCGGCCAGACCATCAACCTGGAGTTCGTCTCCGCTAACCCCACCGGCCCCATCCACCTGGGCGGTACCCGCTGGGCCGCCGTGGGTGACTCCCTGGCCCGTATCTTCATTTCCCAGGGCGCCACGGTCGTGCGGGAGTACTATTTCAATGATCACGGCAACCAGATTGACCGCTTTGCTCGCTCCCTGCTGGCCCGCGCCAAGGGTGAGGAGGCTCCCGAGGACGGCTACGGCGGCGAGTACATCACCGATATTGCCAACCGGGTGCTTGAGGTTCGCCCCGACGCCCTTGAGGCTGAAGACTCCCAGGAAGTTTTCCGCGCCACCGGTGTTGAGTTCATGTTCGAGGACATCAAGGCCTCCCTACACGACTTCCATGTCGATTTTGACGTCTACTTCCACGAGAACTCCCTGTTTGAAAACGGCAAGGTAGACGAGCTACTTGAGAAGCTCAAGGAGTCCGAGAACCTCTACTTCAAGGACGGCGCCTGGTGGCTCAAGTCCACCGACTTCGGTGACGACAAGGACCGCGTGGTCATCAAGTCTGACGGCAATGCCGCCTACATCGCCGGTGACATCGCCTACTTCCAGGACAAGACCAAGCGCGCCGAGAACCCCGCTGACCTGGCAATCTACATGCTGGGTGCTGACCACCACGGCTATGTAGCCCGCCTCAAGGCCGCTGCCGCTGCCCTGGGCGATGACCCCAACATGGTTGAGGTCATGATTGGTCAGATGGTTAACCTGGTCAAGGACGGCAAGCCCGTGCGTATGTCCAAGCGCGCCGGTACCGTCGTGACCCTGGAAGACCTGGTTGAAATCGTGGGCGTGGATGCAGCCCGCTACTCCCTGACCCGCTACTCGGTTGACTCCAACATCGATATCGACTTGGATCTACTGACCAAGCAGTCCAACGAGAACCCGGTCTTCTACGTGCAGTACGCCCACGCCCGCACCTGCGCTATTGCTCGCAACGCTGAGGCAGCCGGCGTCACCACCGAATCCGTCGATACCTCCCTGCTGAACTCAGAGGCAGACTCAGCCCTGCTGGCTGCCCTGGGCCAGTTTGCCGGTGCCGTCAAAGAAGCCGCTGACTTCCGTGAGCCCCACCGCGTGGCCCGTTACCTGGAAGCCCTGGCCGGTGCCTACCACCGCTGGTACGGTGTCTCCCACGTTGCCCCCAAGGGCGATGAAGAGGTCACCAACCTGCACCGCACCCGCCTACTGCTAAACAACGCTACCCGCCAGGTACTGGCCAACGGCCTGGGTCTGCTGGGCGTCAGCGCACCGGAGAAGATGTAAATGGGCGCAGAAGCCGCACTGTTCAAGCCCGACTGGCTGAGCTACCCGTCCGCCCCGGCCGACCTTGACCCGGTGATTTGGATGCCCTCCTTCACTCGCTCCGAGACCGGTGAACTCGAGGTGGACGGCACCCCC contains these protein-coding regions:
- a CDS encoding GNAT family N-acetyltransferase, with amino-acid sequence MELRYWALTDAPNLYSIYRTSSGLERQMPALASEEDARNLIETSYLPAENRAIFCLSDDGRPAGLIGLNFTDRSDTGAWDRAWVYYWLADPYRGQGYTQAALTAVCAWALGEPNPAPTLPTLDTGLLVSLPSPRLRRLELGYRTNNPASGAVAAAAGFQVEGIEREKFLYAGQTYDAVLAARLRKDGRTPARLRCQEPDSRPGFHHVELWVESLATALPSWAWLTQQLGWTPYQEWPGGISWQAQDGSYLVLEESPDTTGPHNRTHAGLNHLAFTVPSAALLDKLRSEANSYGWSELFADRYPHAGGPDHYALYLENKQGFEVELVAPN
- a CDS encoding alpha/beta hydrolase, encoding MTTLTGNYAGTNHPSQTFDFYPPSAPTGEHHPVPLLIYVHGGAWRFGDKSSFLLADNGLHRVRERFAHAGYATASINYRLSHEALFPAHINDLKTAIRYFKTRAEDFGIDPHRIVLAGGSAGGHLVQLAAATGHMNDPYLEGLSASALAARAIAGEPDSSVRCAVSIYGVSNLRTIFDDRVAWGFPYDHPEDDGAEWRLLGSTYPAPAGTPAEVNWAIAHPIDYAQEAQRTGERTHAPVYYIHGTADTCVPPNQSVEAHRALSAARIATELTLIGGAEHSDPAIYASESTWEHIIRWVGLQLTL
- the argS gene encoding arginine--tRNA ligase, giving the protein MTPEELSSAIDGALTAAFEAGELTLTDGETAPAVRVERPKNRDHGDWATNIALQISKKVGKNPREVAQILAARISEIAGVASVDIAGPGFLNITLDAAAAGELAKTIVEQGSAFGTNETLAGQTINLEFVSANPTGPIHLGGTRWAAVGDSLARIFISQGATVVREYYFNDHGNQIDRFARSLLARAKGEEAPEDGYGGEYITDIANRVLEVRPDALEAEDSQEVFRATGVEFMFEDIKASLHDFHVDFDVYFHENSLFENGKVDELLEKLKESENLYFKDGAWWLKSTDFGDDKDRVVIKSDGNAAYIAGDIAYFQDKTKRAENPADLAIYMLGADHHGYVARLKAAAAALGDDPNMVEVMIGQMVNLVKDGKPVRMSKRAGTVVTLEDLVEIVGVDAARYSLTRYSVDSNIDIDLDLLTKQSNENPVFYVQYAHARTCAIARNAEAAGVTTESVDTSLLNSEADSALLAALGQFAGAVKEAADFREPHRVARYLEALAGAYHRWYGVSHVAPKGDEEVTNLHRTRLLLNNATRQVLANGLGLLGVSAPEKM